From Anopheles cruzii unplaced genomic scaffold, idAnoCruzAS_RS32_06 scaffold01649_ctg1, whole genome shotgun sequence, one genomic window encodes:
- the LOC128276583 gene encoding uncharacterized protein LOC128276583 — MCVPALSYPCSIGTTTTPSATGAPPTTSEGAPTTPPAPFVCPASGRYANPGSIYCKSYYLCLLDAYDNLVPVELSCPAGSIFAYEVSRCEPDTEYECSVSNGSSTTRAPETTTNPDAPFVCTKPGKYPNKDRPDCKTYKYCVNAPVGYTEYTFSCPGTTLFDEVSLICSAIYQCTRGG; from the coding sequence ACCCCTTCCGCTACGGGAGCACCTCCGACGACGTCCGAAGGGGCCCCCACTACTCCGCCAGCCCCATTCGTGTGTCCCGCCAGCGGACGGTATGCCAACCCGGGCTCGATATACTGCAAGTCATACTATCTGTGTCTGCTGGATGCCTACGACAACCTGGTCCCGGTCGAGCTGAGTTGTCCGGCTGGGTCGATTTTTGCGTACGAAGTATCGCGGTGCGAACCGGACACCGAGTACGAGTGTTCGGTCAGTAATGGCAGCAGCACTACGCGCGCCCCGGAGACGACCACCAACCCGGATGCGCCCTTCGTGTGTACCAAACCGGGAAAGTACCCCAACAAGGACCGACCGGACTGCAAAACGTACAAGTACTGTGTCAACGCACCGGTTGGATACACCGAGTACACGTTCAGCTGCCCGGGCACCACGCTGTTCGATGAGGTCTCACTCATCTGCTCGGCAATCTACCAGTGTACCCGGGGCGGATAG